Sequence from the Suncus etruscus isolate mSunEtr1 chromosome 1, mSunEtr1.pri.cur, whole genome shotgun sequence genome:
gggggattgaaccgcagtccttccttgtctagcgcttgcaaagcagacaccttacctctagcgccacctcgccagtcccGAAAGTAGCTTTTGACTGACCTTTTCCCTCCAGGAGGAGACTGTTGCAGAACTAAGAACTGTTGAGAGTGAAGCTGCATCTTATCTGGACCAGATTTCTAGGTTAGGCTTCTTGAACTTGGCCTGAAATTGGGATTGGGGAAGTGGTAAATATTGTCCAGGTTTCTGAAGCTCCTCTTATCTCTTCTTCCAGATATTATATTACAAGAGCCAAATTGGTTTCTAAAATAGCTAAATATCCCCATGTGGTAAGTAGGGATTTTGTGGTTGAATGAACTGGGAGGAGTCGTCCCAGGGACAGGCCTTGTGGACAGatccctttctcttttcaggAGGACTATCGTCGCACCGTGACAGAAATCGATGAGAAAGAGTATATCAGTCTGCGGCTCATTATATCAGAATTAAGGAATCAATATGTAAGTGACCTTGCTTTCTACAGATTCCATGGGTTCTATAAGTTTTGtagacttaaaaaaatattttttgcagtgctctggggattaCAATAGGGGGGTGTAGGTAGAACAGAATTCTCAATTGAGTGTAGAGAACTGTGAAATCTTTCAGCTGAGTTGGGAGGAAGTACATGTATTATAGTGGTGGGGgtgcaagtaaataaataatgccATACCTGCCAACTCATACCTGTAGTATGTGGCCTTGGGAAAATTGTTTAATCTCAGGTGTCAGTTTCCCTTATATAAAATGTAACTCCAGggctcagagtgatagtacagtggataggctgcttgccttgcatatagctgatctaggttcaatccctggcatcccatatggtctccctgagcccagcaggaataatcctgagtgcagagtctggagaaaCCCCTGTGCATTGTGAgggtgcccctccccccaaaaaagaagtaactTCATGTATCTCCTGCACAAATATGCTTTTTTACTTTTGCACCTTTCTGCCAGAATGGAGAGGTGTGAGGAAAAGACATGGCCGGACAAGTTAAGActcagggcaagctaaggatagcatgcataaatggttgaaattgaccacacatgtggtggatagggcatgaataaagttgatgcttcctgaaaaaaaaaaaatgcttttttaaaattagtgaGTTGttgggttagagtgatagcacagctgtggggtatttgccttacatgtggcagacccgggAAGGaatcgggttcaattcccgggatctcatatggtccccccaagcctaccaggagcaatttctgagcacagagccagaaataatctcttgagtgccaccaggtgtggcccaaaacaaagacaacaaaatttAATGAGTTGTGATGCCAGAGAGGTATTACAGTgcataggacacttgccttgcatgaggctaatcaaggtttgattcctggcaccccatttggtttcctgaacactgctgggtgtggcccaggaatTTAAAAAACCTttggctggggatgtggctcactGTAGaacacttacttgccttgtatttgTGAGACCTTGGGCTCTATGACAATAACAGTATAAAGTAGTGGGATAACTTCTttatggtttttgagtcacatccgacagcacttgggttactcctggctctacgctcagaaatcactcctggcaggctcggggggaccatatgggatgccgggattgacaccaccagccttctgcatgcaagacaaacgccttacctccatgctatctctccgtccccaatAGTGGGATAACTTTTAAGCAGTCTTAGCAAGGAAGTATTCAATATAGTTGTTTGACTTTTAGGGTCTTAGGAGTATTCAGCTGTGCATACTTGGAGGTGGGAGGGAGCTCAAACTTCTACCCTTAGTTAGGTTCCAGAAGACTGGTATTAATGCTAATGATTGCTTGGGGATCATGTGTGTATGTAGGGGCAAGACAGAAAAGTGACTTACTGATTCATCTTCTCCAGGTCACTCTACACGATATGATTCTGAAAAATATCGAGAAGATCAAACGGCCCCGGAGCAGCAATGCAGAGACACTGTACTAGGGCCAGGGCCAGGGGACTCTGTGAGTCTGGCTCAAGACCGATATTGCCTTGGTTTGTTACATGACTATCGTGATGGGGAAACTGGCTGGAAATAGTAATCACACCTCTCTCTGTTTTTAGTTAGAGTCTAATGAAACTCTCATGTAGTTCTGTGACGTGTTTACCTCTTTTTTCAGGCCTCAGGAACTCTTCTATTTCCTTCCCTAATTCCCTATACTTGACCTGTTCTAATTTCTGGAGAACTCCAGGTTTGTGCAGGATAGTGGCAGAAGAATACTTGTGTTTTCTCTCTCCACCTTTCTCCCTTCTATATCTTGggctttccattttcttccttttgatgATTAATTGGAACCTGAGGAAACTAGAAGGGAAACACAAAGTGTTTTTATAGGCTCTGAGATCAGGGACTCAGCTCCTCCCCTTTTGATGTAAGGTTAGTGGCTCTTCTGTGGGATGTCGGATCCTCCCTTCCACAGTTGCCTTTGTGGTGACTTAGGGTTTCCCATCTACTCCATCCCACATTGAACCTGATCATGACAAGAACACTTTAGACCTTCAGCCATGTCCCTCACTCCTGCAGGTGTTTTTATAACTAGGATTTTTACATACACTTGTGTGCATTGCACACACACATCCAGACaagacacatacacaaacacacatgcctTCCTATTCTTTAAGTCCCTCTTTCACCTGACTTCTGTCTCCCTTCTTCAGGaggtgataaaataaaatgaatggtcTCAGTCATTCACAGGGCCCACCTCCTGACATTGTAGCCTCTTGGTGCCCAGGTGAattggagaagagagagagagagagataagcagCGGTATTGAGGAGGCTCACCCTTTGTGACAGAGCATCATTCAGAGATGTGCAGACAAACCCTCTGACTTCTGGCTGCCTTTTCCCAGGCCAGTGATGAGTTGAGGTGGGATGTCTGCACCACTGAAGGTTGGATGTTGATGCTCCAGCCAGGCTCTCCTAGTGGGATAATGATTTCACTTATTTATAGTATTGTGCTTCCAGAGAtagcgtgtgtatgtgtgtgtgtgtgtatgtccgtGTGTGTCTGCCTACCTACACATGCGGACTCAAAATGTGTGTATGGAAATCTGCTGGGCAAGTCACAACTTAGAAGAGTTGCCTCCTGTCTCTTGAATTTTCTAGAGATATCACTTATTGTTATGGCTTTTGTGTTGATTCTCATCAACCCCTGCTTTTCACTCGGGAATCGGTTTCTGCAGTTAGCCGGTGACTCAGTGTCTATTTCTGACTTTTTCCCCTCTCTGTCTTCCAGTCCCAATCATAGTTCCACCTGGTGCATCCTTTTCACTCCTCTGATAAGTTGTAAAGAAGGAGTCCAGATGCTGTCTTCCCATGAATAGTACTCAGTAACAAACCAATTGCATTTTAGTTGGGCAGTGCCCTATCCACCCTCAGCCCTTGCCAGCTAAAACCTTCCCACTTCCTACCATTGTGTTTCTCAGTTTCTCTTTTTGTTGGATTAGCCCTCTGCACCTCctcacctacctacctaccaccCTTGGATCGTAATGTAAAATTCTTTTACCATgtcaagaaattattaaaaatacaggTACTTTGACCTCCTTTTTAAAGCTGCAGACCCTGGTGCGATGCTCTGGTGGCTTGGGGACGTTTCCCACAGTGATGTGCATGCACAGTTATTTGGACACCCCCCTCCACCCGGACCTCCAGCACCTCTATCAGGGTGTCTTTCTACCAAGTGAGCTGCCTCTTTTCTCTGGAGTATTGGAATGACTGAAGCTTTTGCCTGCCGAGAGGCAAAGCCGTCTCCTTTATTTCTGTTAAGTCTGAATGATGTGAAAGTTAGCACTTCCCCTGCTTCCCTGTCCTTTCCCTGATAGATGGGTCTTACCCAGTGATACCTATGGATTGCCAGTAGAGGCTGCTCAAGTTCTATGTACAGGGAATGCCCTGGTTCAAATCAcaggcttgctttttttttttttttttaatccctcccACAGaataatgtcttaaatttttttaaagttgttagGGACTCCTGGTTTATGTTTTTCAAATGAATTGAAGGGTGGCCAAGGACACCtagcaattaaataaaatttccttaatTTCACCTTGCAAAGTAACTTGGTATCCAGTGATCCTTGTGCTCTGCAACAAGAGATTTAAGGTTTTGAACAAGAGGAACGTCCTCTTTATTCAACTACTGATATCACTACCTCTAATTTCCCTGAGGACCACAACTCAGAATCGTCAGAGTGGGACACAAATCTGACTGCTGagcccagccaccaccaccatcccccaAGCCCGCCCCTACCCTTTGTCCTACTAGAGGAGACCTAACATTCCTCTAATGGCTGGTAGATCAGTCCTTCCTGCTGGCCTGGGCAGCAGCAGTCCTGAGTATAATGATTTCCATGGGCACCTGAGATTTGTGTTCTTCCCTCAAATCCAATCTGGGTAGAACAGTTTAGGTAGAGAGGGGTGTAGAATGTGGGCCAtgcttgttggtgctcagggctttctcctgcctctgctcaggtatcactcctaatGGGACTCGGGACATATGGAGTCCTTGGGATTGAGCAAAGCATATACTCTTCCCACagtatttctccggccccaatgattTAGTATTAATTCAGGTGCCCTCTAGTCTAAATGAGAGAAATGAGCAGTTAGTAGTGATTCAGGGGCAGGGGAGAGGCCATGCACTGAAAGTAGTCCCTAGGTCCAAACCACAGAACAGAAAATTGGAACAGAATTATACACACGAAGGTCAGACATTTCCTGGCCGGCCCACAGGGTGGGGTTTTCTCCATCCCTGGCCATCCTACTGCATATAAAACCTGATTGGGTGTCAGTAACAAGAGGGAAGGAGCTGCTGCTTTCCGTGTTCTGTATCCATTATGAATCTCAAGGTGGTCCTCGTGTTTCTGGCACTGTCCCTTATCACCATATTTGCCTTGACCTACGTCTTGCTGACCAGTCGAGGCAATTCCAGCCAGCCTCTCCGCTGTCCTTCCACATCTCCCAGTGCCCAGCCCTGGACACACCCTGGCCCGAGCCAGCTGTTTGCAGACCTGAGCCCAGAGGAGCTGGCGGCTGTGATGACCTTCCTGACCCTGCACCTGGGGCCAGGCCTGGTGGATGCCGCCCAGGCCCGGCCCTCAGACAACTGCGTCTTCTCTGTGGAGCTGCAGCTGCCTTCTAAGGCGGCAGCGCTGGCCCACTTGGACCGGGGGAGTCCCCCACCTGCCCGGGAGGCGCTGGCCATCGTCTTCTTTGGGGCCCAGCTCCAGCCTAACGTGAGTGAGCTGGTGGTGGGACCACTGCCCTACCCCTCGTACATTCGGGATGTGACTGTGGAGCGTCACGGGGGTCCCTTGCCCTATCACCGCCGCCCCGTGATGAATGCCGAGATTGCCCAAATGTGGAAGTTTTTGAAAGAGGTGGAGTTCCCCAAGGCACCAAACTTCCTGGCTTCTGTCTTCGCTTATAATGGCTCAACGCTAGCCCCTGTCCTTGCCACCCCTCATGGCCTGCACTCAGGGGACCGTGCTACCTGGATAGCCCTCTGTCATAATGTCTCAGGGCTGGGCTTTTTTCTTCATCCAGTGGGCCTGGAGCTGCTGCTGGACCACAGGGCCCTGGACCCTGCCTACTGGGCTATCCAGCAAGTTTTCTACCTTGGCCACTACTATGCAGACTTGGGCCAGCTGGAATGGGAATTTAAAGCTGGTCGGCTGGAAGTAATAGAAGTTCCTCTGCCACTTCCAAATGGACCTTCATCCCTGAGGTCTCAGGTACCCCCaggtcctcttcctcctcttcagtTGTCACCCCAAGCTCCCCAATACAGTGTACAAGGGAACCTGGTTGTATCTCCATTTTGGACGTTCAGTTTTGGCCATGGGGTGTTCAGCGGTTTGAGAATGTTTGATGTTCGGTTCAGGGGTGAGAGAGTGGCTTATGAAGTCGGCGTCCAGGAATGTCTGTCTGTCTATGGTGCTGATTCCCCTAAGACAATGATGATCCGCTACCTGGATAGCACTTATGGACTTGGCCTCAACAGCCGGGGCTTGGTGCGGGGGGTGGACTGCCCCTATCAGTCTACAATGGTGGACATTCATGTAATGGTGGGACAAGGGGCAGTCCAGCTACACCCAGGAGCCGTATGTGTGTTTGAGGAGGCCCCAGGACTACCCCTTCGGAGGCACCACAACTACCTTCAGTCTCATTTCTATGGTGGTTTGGCCAGCTCAGCCCTGGTAGTCAGGTCTATCTCCTCAGTGGGCAACTACGACTACATTTGGGACTTTTTGCTGCACCCCAACGGGGCACTGGAAGGGCGGGTCCACGCCACAGGCTACATCAGCACAGcattcctgagccaggaggaaaGCCTCCTGTTTGGGAACCGAGTTGGGGAACAAGTGCTGGGGGCTGTGCACACACACGCCTTCCACTTCAAGCTGGACCTGGATGTATCAGGTGAGTGGTCGGATGGGAAGTGGAACTGGGGAGGGAGGCCAGAGGCTGGATCAAACTGGCATAGGAGTGTGACAGAGGATGTGGCAATAGCAAGGGCTGATGAAGGTATTCCACTACAGACGACCTGACATCTGGGGCCCAGTGGGGGCTTGTGAAAGGTAGAGGACTCCCTTTAGTAAACAGCTGCTCTGTGGGGAGCTAGATCAGTCAAAAGCTGGGGTTGGGGTTAGAGAAAGGATCTGACAATCAGCTAATGACTTAGGGGCTGAGTGTCACGCTGCCTTGCTAGCTCTGTCCTCATGTCCTCACAGTGGACCAGTGAACAGGGCTGGCTGCAAGCATCCCGACAGTTTCTCTGGTCAGGCTCATGGCATagggacagaaagaaataaatccCAACTACCAATCCTGGTTTTACAGTCACAGAATCAAGGTAAAGGGAGACAGGCCAGGAAGCCACGGCTCAATATTTGTAACAAAAATttgtgaagctttttttttttggggggggggtgtccataCTTGGGTGAGTCTCAAGGAGTCCCAGTGGTTTTGAAACAAACCCTTGAAACtttgggtgggggggtttgggcacacacttgggttgctcctggctctgctcagaaatcactcctggcaggcatgggggaccaaaatggatgctgggattcgaaccacagttggtcctggattggcgcttgcaaggcaaataccccaccgctgtgctctctctccagccccttgaaacaCTTTTTAATCCTTGAGCAGAAGAGGGAGAATTAAAAGGAGTGGAATGAGAGTCTAACTAGATGATTctttgaaataaatacatttattttgggtAGTTAGGGGGCTACACCCActggtacttctggctctgttcagggatcacttgagGGGTGGCTTAccggttccaggaatcaaacccaggttagctttgGGCAAGTCATgcatcctatccactgtcctattgctcttgccaagtacatttttgtttttaatttttttactgaaTCATTATGAGCTACAGTTACAAGTTGTTTATGCTTGAGTTTTAGTCCTACAGTGCTTaagcacccattccttcaccagtgttcctcCTGTCCCTTCCTGCCTCTATCGAAGactgttggttttggggtttgttttttgtgcttAGGTATCACTTTTGGTGGCAGGGGCCGGACAGAGAGCAttgagataaggtgtttgccttgcatgcagaaggacagtggctcaaatcctggcattccatatggtcccccgagcctgccaggagtgacccctgagcgctgctgggtgtgacccaaaaactaaaaaaaaccacTCTTGGTGGCATTcagtactatatgggatgctggggatcaaacctggggtcagccctgtgcaaggcaaaggccctactgctatactgTTATTGAAAGGATATCCTGCATATATCACTTTTACCTTCTTCATAAAAGACAAGtacatctgtttttgtttttggaccacatctggtggtgctcaggggttatttctggctgtatgctaagaaattacttctgacaggcttggggtactatatgggatgccagggattgaacctgggttgggcacatgcaaagcaaatacctaccttctgtgctatcactcctcccTGACAAGTTCATCTTAAAGAGCCACATGTTGAATATAAAATGCAATCACTGTATCCTCAGACTGCAGCTCAGACTGATGCTGAGGGCTGGTGCCTGCAGGTTCCTTCACATCCAAAGGAATGTGTTGATAGAAAGTGTGGCCAGGAgccaggaaggggaggggaagggcagGTCACGAATGCAGCTGAATTCCGGGAGCTCCAGCACAAGCTTTAAGACAGTACTCCACTGTCAAGTTGGAAAGTCGCCTCTGCTATGAGGGAAGCAGGCGTTGCCTCAGGATTCCCAGCTGGCATCCCAGCTGTACCCCTTTCACAGACTTCTCAAGTTTACAGGTCCCTGACACGGCATCTTCATTTAGAACAACTTTTTCTAAACCCAGTTTAGAGATTCAGAAAGTGAGCAGCAGATCAAACTTTTTATGCTGCAGGATATGGTGCTCAGGCCCTCACacatctctgtgtgtgtatgtgtgtggttttcCTCTATGACACACCATGGCCGTCAGTGTCTGTGGGGCACATGAGTGCTGATGAACTTTCCACAAGGAAGGAAATATTCTCTATGGTCCAGCCCACTAGTTAAAGGCCATATGTGCCTagtgagctcttttttttttttttttttttttttttttttttttttggtttttgggccacacccgtttgacgcttaggggttactcctggctatgtgctcagaaatcgcccctggcttggggggaccatatgggacgccgggggatcgaacctcggtccttccttggctagcgcttgcaaggcagacaccttacctccagcgccacctacccggccccgcctaGTGAGCTCTTGAACTGACACTAGGGTGACTAGGCACTGGAACTTGACTGAATGGGGAGAGCCACATATGACTGGTAATGAGCACATGGGTTAGCAGGTTAGCAGAGGGAAGCAAGCCAGGACtagttctgccttttttttttttttttttaagctgggaGGGGGGCCTGTCTTGTTTTTAGCCATATCTGGTAGTgatagagggaccatatggattgccagggattaaatctaaatctgccacatgcaaatcaaacaccctgcccaccgtactatctctccagccttgtgaagttttttttgttttgtttttgggccacaactggtggcactcgggttactcctggctctgtgttcagaaatcactcctggcagacttggaggaccatatgggatgccggggattgagttCATcctcgtcctgggtcagctgtgtgcaaggcaaacaccctacccctaatgaaatattttaattgtgcttcatttttattttatttatttggggagaggtcacacccaatggcactcaggaattacacctggctctgcactcagaaatcactcctggcaggcttgggggggccatataggatgccaagaatctgcgtgcaaacaaatgccctaaagctgtactattgctccagtctctgtGCTTCATTTTGAAAGCAGGTCAAAAGAGAGACTGGAGGTGCCACAcacatttctgtgctcagggtttaatcctggatctctgcttagggatcattcccagGGGGACTGGGAGGGCTGGAGATTTATACCTGGgttgacctgcatgcaaggcaagtgtcctaccctctgACTATCTGGTGCGAGAGATCTGACTTACCTGGAATGgaactccctcccccccctcacTCTGGCAGGGCTGAAAAACTGGGTGGTAGCTGAAGACGTGGTGTTTAAGCCTGTGGCAGCCCCTTGGAACCCAGAATACCAGCTGCATCGGCCTCAGCTAACCCGGCGGGTACTGGCAAGGGAGGACTTGGCGGCCTTCCCCCAGGGCAGCCCTCTTCCTCGATACCTTTACTTGGCTAGCAACCAGACTAACGCCTGGGGTCACCAGCGTGGGTACCGGATCCAGATCCACAGCCCCCCAGGCATTCACATGCCCCTGGACAGTAGCATGGAGAAGGCCCTCAGCTGGGGGAGGTGAGGAGGCCCCGGGCACTGGGTGGAAGGGAAGGATCGCCCCTCTTACCCATGCCAGCTGGGGTAGACCCCCAACTTGCTTCCCCTGAGCTTACCACTCATCTGTGTAAGGCCTCAAATCCAGGGGGGATCGGGTGGGATTTGGTCTCACACTGAACTTCACTCTTAGACTTCTGGGCCAGAATTAGGCCTCAATGTTTTCTGACACCATCTTCTACAACATTCCTGGTCAGATACCAGCTAGCAGTGACACGAAGAAAGGACGAGGAGGCCTGGAGCAGCAGCATCTATTACCAGAGTGACATCTGACCCCCACGAGGCCCTTTGCTGACTTCATCAACAACGAAACCCTCTTAGGAGAGGTGCGTAGTTGGGTGGAGGAAAGGCTTGCTGGATCCCTGGTGTCTTGACTTCCCTCTGGGCACAGAGGGAATGGAAGGTGCCACATTCCTCGATGATGTAGCAACTAGCAGCCCTGGGGCACTACCCCCTGCCATCTCTTTCTGGGCAGGCTGGGGCTGAGGGCCAGGTCTCTGCCTCCAGAGGCTTCCAGCTCTCCCACTTTCCCACAGGACCTGGTGGCTTGGGTGACTGCCGGCTTGCTGCATATTCCTCAGGCTGAGGATGTCCCCAACACAGTGACTCTGGGGAATAGAGTGGGCTTTTTGCTTCGTCCCTATAACTTCTTCGATGAGGACCCTTCCATCTTTTGCCCGGGAAGTGTCTACTTTGAGAAGGACCAAGATGCTGGACTCTGCAGTGTCAACCCCGTGGCCTGCGTCCCTCACCTGGCAGCCTGTGTCCCGGATCTGCCTCCCTTTTCTTACAAGGGATTTTAACCTGAGACTGTGGTGGAACTCAGGAGTTTGGGGTAGGGAGGGGGAACCTCCCCTGTTGCCACTTCCAGCTCCCCTCACCCCCAGCCTTTCAGTGTTTCTTATGAGGCCTCCCCATTCCCACTCAAAATCCCCAACCGTCACTTTGGCTCATTCAGATCTCCAGTTTATCTTTTTCACAGCGTCACGTTTATGCCAATGATGATGTAACTATCCAAGCAAAACCACCATCAATCCTGCTGCACAGAAGGACCTAGCATCCACATTTTTATAGCGCTGGCATTTCTCGGTTGCTTGTGGCTTCAAATGGAAGGAATGTTGTGGAAGAAGGTGTGTGCCCTTTACAATAAAGAAATATCACCAGGGTTTTCCTTGAGTTTCTTCTCGTTGCTTTTTAACATCTACGATTCCCCCAAAGACTCTTAAAGACTCAGGCCAAGGAAATTAGCAATGGAAGAGAGGCCAGCGAGGGACCAGACTGGCCAAGTAATGCTGCTTAGGGAagctggggggttgggggggtgcAGGTTTCCAAGGAAGGAGAACAATAGTTCCCAGTTACAGGAAAAGGAACATCTGGTCCTGGGAAAGTGGGGCTAGGGGATGATAGaatgggctcaggggaaccaggAACCAACAGAGCCCCTTGCT
This genomic interval carries:
- the LOC126017145 gene encoding LOW QUALITY PROTEIN: retina-specific copper amine oxidase-like (The sequence of the model RefSeq protein was modified relative to this genomic sequence to represent the inferred CDS: inserted 1 base in 1 codon) — encoded protein: MNLKVVLVFLALSLITIFALTYVLLTSRGNSSQPLRCPSTSPSAQPWTHPGPSQLFADLSPEELAAVMTFLTLHLGPGLVDAAQARPSDNCVFSVELQLPSKAAALAHLDRGSPPPAREALAIVFFGAQLQPNVSELVVGPLPYPSYIRDVTVERHGGPLPYHRRPVMNAEIAQMWKFLKEVEFPKAPNFLASVFAYNGSTLAPVLATPHGLHSGDRATWIALCHNVSGLGFFLHPVGLELLLDHRALDPAYWAIQQVFYLGHYYADLGQLEWEFKAGRLEVIEVPLPLPNGPSSLRSQVPPGPLPPLQLSPQAPQYSVQGNLVVSPFWTFSFGHGVFSGLRMFDVRFRGERVAYEVGVQECLSVYGADSPKTMMIRYLDSTYGLGLNSRGLVRGVDCPYQSTMVDIHVMVGQGAVQLHPGAVCVFEEAPGLPLRRHHNYLQSHFYGGLASSALVVRSISSVGNYDYIWDFLLHPNGALEGRVHATGYISTAFLSQEESLLFGNRVGEQVLGAVHTHAFHFKLDLDVSGLKNWVVAEDVVFKPVAAPWNPEYQLHRPQLTRRVLAREDLAAFPQGSPLPRYLYLASNQTNAWGHQRGYRIQIHSPPGIHMPLDSSMEKALSWGRYQLAVTRRKDEEAWSSSIYYQSDIXTPTRPFADFINNETLLGEDLVAWVTAGLLHIPQAEDVPNTVTLGNRVGFLLRPYNFFDEDPSIFCPGSVYFEKDQDAGLCSVNPVACVPHLAACVPDLPPFSYKGF